The Mytilus trossulus isolate FHL-02 unplaced genomic scaffold, PNRI_Mtr1.1.1.hap1 h1tg000398l__unscaffolded, whole genome shotgun sequence genome window below encodes:
- the LOC134702125 gene encoding uncharacterized protein LOC134702125, producing MADHFNERLKEILVGKVTSDTAVKIYDEWGQNGYDQSVSAQAYIGPEVTAKTIASLYDKSERDTIQLLDIGAGTGLVGEQLGKFGFSKIDALEPAGGMLASARNKNLYRNYHNHYLKKDTLIDANGLYDCVCTCGCMAPGHIPVDSLHDFLRFTKKGGNIVLTMKQLYHDVPGYSESMRSLIKDFENSGKWEKKLESQFPNYFEDAIGVTYVFKLL from the exons ATGGCAG ATCATTTTAATGAGAGATTGAAGGAAATTTTGGTAGGAAAAGTGACATCAGACACAGCAGTCAAAATCTATGATGAATGGGGACAGAACGGATATGATCAG TCGGTTTCAGCACAAGCGTACATTGGACCAGAAGTTACAGCAAAGACTATAGCCTCTTTATATGACAAATCTGAGAGGGACACGATTCAATTGTTGGATATAGGTGCTGGGACAGGGTTGGTTGGAGAACAG CTCGGTAAATTTGGATTCAGCAAAATCGATGCACTTGAACCAGCAGGTGGAATGTTAGCAAGCGCAAGGAATAAGAACCTTTACAGAAACTACCACAATCACTATCTTAAGAAAGATACATTGATCGATGCAAATG GTTTATATGATTGTGTTTGCACATGTGGTTGTATGGCTCCCGGCCACATTCCGGTTGACTCGCTTCATGATTTTCTGCGTTTCACGAAAAAAG gtggaaatattgttttgacaatgaaacaactctatCATGATGTGCCAGGATATTCCGAATCAATGCGGTCTTTGATAAAAGATTTCGAAAACAGTGGAAAATGGGAAAAGAAATTGGAGTCACAATTCCCAAATTATTTTGAAGATGCAATAGGTGTCACATACGTCTTCAAACttctataa